A part of Dermacentor variabilis isolate Ectoservices chromosome 10, ASM5094787v1, whole genome shotgun sequence genomic DNA contains:
- the LOC142559476 gene encoding activator of basal transcription 1-like codes for MAEGECACDEQRRDPASSNDAGGDSSADLQDEPPKHKVKAGKKKKIPGVVYLSYIPPKMNVKTVRSMLSKYGELGRIFLQPEKERGKARNFVEGWVEFMDKKVAKRVAATLNGVQVGGKRRAEYYYSLWSIKYLHRFRWTHLNERLAYEKAVRDQRLRTEIAQAKRESNFYISAVQKSKRLRREAKEGGEDDASLQRSIDVRQRATDEDIVANRAKKTAEGTSKPAVDLGLLKNIFVSGVAAGSDDSENELGT; via the coding sequence ATGGCCGAAGGTGAGTGTGCTTGCGACGAACAACGCCGCGATCCTGCATCGTCCAACGACGCTGGTGGTGATAGCTCTGCCGATCTCCAAGATGAGCCCCCGAAGCACAAGGTCAaagcagggaagaagaagaaaattccCGGCGTCGTCTACTTGAGTTACATACCGCCCAAGATGAACGTCAAGACCGTGCGGAGCATGTTGTCAAAGTACGGCGAACTGGGACGCATATTCCTGCAGCCGGAGAAAGAGCGTGGCAAGGCGCGGAACTTCGTCGAAGGTTGGGTCGAGTTCATGGACAAAAAAGTGGCCAAGCGCGTTGCTGCCACCTTGAACGGCGTCCAGGTAGGTGGAAAGCGACGTGCCGAGTATTACTACAGCCTCTGGAGCATCAAGTACCTGCACCGGTTTAGGTGGACGCATCTGAACGAGCGATTAGCATACGAGAAAGCCGTAAGGGACCAGCGACTGCGCACCGAGATCGCGCAGGCCAAGCGCGAGTCCAACTTCTACATTTCGGCCGTTCAGAAGAGCAAGCGCCTACGGCGCGAAGCTAAAGAAGGTGGCGAGGACGACGCGAGCTTACAACGGTCGATCGATGTGAGGCAGCGCGCTACCGACGAGGATATCGTCGCGAACAGGGCAAAAAAGACTGCAGAGGGAACTTCAAAACCCGCCGTCGACCTCGGCCTGCTGAAAAACATTTTTGTAAGTGGTGTGGCAGCGGGCTCGGACGATTCAGAGAACGAGCTTGGGACGTGA
- the LOC142560280 gene encoding uncharacterized protein LOC142560280 isoform X1 yields MAKLTLFLAFGLVVTMGLIVTQTEAWSLFARNEQANAESASADRSEEANAENANADRSEQAHAENANADRSEAHAENANADRSEEANAEEANADRSEEANAENANADRSEEANAEEANAENANADRSEAANAEEANADRSEEANAEEANADRSEEANAENANAENANADRSEAANAEEANADRSEEANAEEANADRSEEANAEEANADRSEAAHAESADAD; encoded by the exons TCACGATGGGACTTATCG TGACTCAGACTGAAGCCTGGTCGCTCTTCGCCCGGAACGAGCAAGCCAACGCTGAAAGCGCCAGCGCTGACAGGTCAGAGGAAGCCAATGCTGAGAACGCCAATGCTGACAGGTCAGAACAAGCCCACGCAGAGAATGCCAACGCTGACAGGTCAGAAGCCCACGCAGAGAATGCTAACGCTGACAGGTCAGAAGAAGCCAACGCAGAGGAAGCCAACGCTGACAGGTCAGAAGAAGCCAACGCTGAGAACGCCAACGCTGACAGGTCAGAAGAAGCCAACGCCGAGGAAGCCAACGCTGAGAACGCCAACGCTGACAGGTCAGAAGCAGCCAACGCTGAGGAAGCCAACGCTGACAGGTCAGAAGAAGCCAACGCCGAGGAAGCCAACGCTGACAGGTCAGAAGAAGCCAACGCTGAGAACGCCAACGCTGAGAACGCCAACGCTGACAGGTCAGAAGCAGCCAACGCTGAGGAAGCCAACGCCGACAGGTCAGAAGAAGCCAACGCTGAGGAGGCTAACGCTGACAGATCAGAAGAAGCCAACGCTGAGGAAGCCAACGCTGACAGGTCAGAAGCTGCCCACGCTGAGAGCGCTGACGCCGACTGA
- the LOC142560280 gene encoding uncharacterized protein LOC142560280 isoform X2, translated as MAKLTLFLAFGLVVTQTEAWSLFARNEQANAESASADRSEEANAENANADRSEQAHAENANADRSEAHAENANADRSEEANAEEANADRSEEANAENANADRSEEANAEEANAENANADRSEAANAEEANADRSEEANAEEANADRSEEANAENANAENANADRSEAANAEEANADRSEEANAEEANADRSEEANAEEANADRSEAAHAESADAD; from the coding sequence TGACTCAGACTGAAGCCTGGTCGCTCTTCGCCCGGAACGAGCAAGCCAACGCTGAAAGCGCCAGCGCTGACAGGTCAGAGGAAGCCAATGCTGAGAACGCCAATGCTGACAGGTCAGAACAAGCCCACGCAGAGAATGCCAACGCTGACAGGTCAGAAGCCCACGCAGAGAATGCTAACGCTGACAGGTCAGAAGAAGCCAACGCAGAGGAAGCCAACGCTGACAGGTCAGAAGAAGCCAACGCTGAGAACGCCAACGCTGACAGGTCAGAAGAAGCCAACGCCGAGGAAGCCAACGCTGAGAACGCCAACGCTGACAGGTCAGAAGCAGCCAACGCTGAGGAAGCCAACGCTGACAGGTCAGAAGAAGCCAACGCCGAGGAAGCCAACGCTGACAGGTCAGAAGAAGCCAACGCTGAGAACGCCAACGCTGAGAACGCCAACGCTGACAGGTCAGAAGCAGCCAACGCTGAGGAAGCCAACGCCGACAGGTCAGAAGAAGCCAACGCTGAGGAGGCTAACGCTGACAGATCAGAAGAAGCCAACGCTGAGGAAGCCAACGCTGACAGGTCAGAAGCTGCCCACGCTGAGAGCGCTGACGCCGACTGA